The Halanaerobium praevalens DSM 2228 genome contains a region encoding:
- a CDS encoding autotransporter domain-containing protein: MKKKIIVMLMVLLSVGLMAGHAAASDWEAIGGMAITEVTLDKWNGTIDDLNETYFDENGLIAQKGLPVNDVEKMDNIDRVPIVYLGAQKALTENWDGTIRYEYIFGGVEGSANIGGEEGSANIGGEEHEHTAETDVRLHGLAFLTDYNLNERWSLGGGLGFYRGTKNQNLVGSRFGKKEGDTDYDLDAVSYRLGLAYERSFAENWNVNAALGYIYMEIDDQDEGNVYSKGFSYSLGVGYNF, translated from the coding sequence GTGAAGAAAAAGATTATAGTAATGCTGATGGTATTGTTGAGTGTAGGACTTATGGCAGGACATGCAGCAGCTTCTGACTGGGAAGCTATTGGTGGAATGGCAATTACAGAGGTTACTTTAGATAAGTGGAATGGGACTATTGATGATTTGAATGAAACATATTTTGATGAAAATGGATTAATAGCTCAAAAAGGATTGCCTGTAAATGATGTAGAAAAAATGGATAATATTGATCGAGTACCAATTGTTTATTTAGGAGCTCAAAAAGCTTTAACTGAAAATTGGGATGGTACTATTAGATATGAATATATTTTTGGTGGAGTAGAAGGCTCAGCTAATATTGGTGGAGAAGAAGGCTCAGCTAATATTGGTGGAGAAGAACATGAACATACCGCAGAAACTGATGTTAGATTACATGGTTTAGCTTTTTTAACAGATTATAATTTAAATGAACGCTGGTCTTTAGGTGGAGGTTTAGGCTTTTATAGAGGTACTAAAAATCAGAATCTAGTCGGATCTCGTTTCGGTAAGAAAGAAGGAGATACAGATTATGATCTAGATGCAGTTAGTTATCGCTTGGGTTTAGCTTATGAGCGTTCTTTTGCAGAAAATTGGAATGTTAATGCTGCTTTAGGTTATATTTATATGGAAATAGATGATCAAGATGAAGGAAATGTGTACAG